From Variovorax sp. J2L1-78, the proteins below share one genomic window:
- the ahpF gene encoding alkyl hydroperoxide reductase subunit F: MLDAATKAQLKSYLERATQPIEIVASLDDSKASGELLSLLKDVAESSPLVRLTESRDDNHRKPSFSVNRPSENHGPRFAGLPMGHEFTSLILALLQIGGYPPKVEQEVLDQIRALDGDFEFEIYVSLTCHNCPDVVQALNLMAVQNPRIRTTMIEGGTFQDEVKERQIMAVPTVFLNGTEFGQGRMSLEEILAKLDTSGVEREAKKISAKDPFDVLIIGGGPAGAAAAVYAARKGIRTGVASERFGGQVLDTMGIENFISVKETEGPKFALALEEHVRTYDVDIMNLQRAAALVPGQDYVEVQLESGASLKSRTVIISTGARWRNINVPGEHEYKNKGVAYCPHCDGPLFKGKRVAVIGGGNSGVEAAIDLAGIVGHVTLIEFDTQLRADAVLQRKLQSLPNVTIHTNAQTTEITGDQQKVNGLVYKDRATGESRTVPLEGVFIQIGLVPNTDWLKGTVELSKHGEIVVDARGQTSVPGVFAAGDATTVPFKQIIIAAGDGAKAALSAFDHLIRTPVPAVEVAKVDAEAVPA; encoded by the coding sequence ATGCTCGACGCAGCCACCAAGGCCCAACTGAAAAGTTACCTCGAACGCGCCACGCAGCCGATCGAAATCGTTGCCTCCCTCGACGACAGCAAGGCGTCGGGCGAGCTGCTGTCGCTGCTGAAGGACGTCGCCGAGTCGTCGCCGCTGGTCAGGCTCACCGAAAGTCGCGATGACAACCACCGCAAGCCCTCGTTCTCGGTCAATCGCCCGAGCGAAAACCACGGCCCGCGCTTCGCCGGCCTGCCGATGGGCCATGAATTCACGTCGCTGATCCTCGCGCTGCTGCAGATTGGCGGCTACCCTCCGAAGGTCGAGCAGGAAGTGCTCGACCAGATCCGCGCGCTCGATGGCGATTTCGAGTTCGAGATCTACGTCTCGCTCACTTGCCACAACTGCCCGGACGTCGTGCAGGCGCTGAACCTGATGGCGGTGCAGAACCCACGCATCCGCACGACGATGATCGAAGGCGGCACCTTCCAGGATGAGGTCAAGGAACGCCAGATCATGGCGGTGCCCACCGTGTTCCTCAACGGCACCGAGTTCGGCCAGGGCCGGATGAGCCTGGAAGAGATCCTCGCCAAGCTCGACACGAGCGGCGTGGAACGCGAAGCGAAGAAGATCTCGGCCAAGGACCCGTTCGACGTGTTGATCATCGGCGGCGGTCCCGCGGGTGCGGCTGCGGCCGTGTACGCGGCACGCAAGGGCATTCGCACCGGTGTCGCCTCGGAGCGCTTCGGCGGCCAGGTGCTCGACACCATGGGCATCGAGAACTTCATCTCGGTCAAGGAGACCGAAGGGCCGAAGTTCGCTCTCGCGCTCGAAGAACATGTTCGCACCTACGACGTGGACATCATGAACCTGCAGCGCGCTGCGGCGCTGGTGCCGGGTCAGGACTACGTCGAGGTCCAGCTGGAAAGCGGTGCGTCGCTCAAGAGCCGCACCGTGATCATCTCGACCGGTGCCCGCTGGCGCAACATCAACGTGCCGGGCGAGCACGAGTACAAGAACAAGGGCGTGGCCTATTGCCCGCACTGTGACGGCCCGCTCTTCAAGGGCAAGCGCGTTGCGGTGATCGGTGGGGGCAACTCCGGGGTGGAAGCCGCGATCGACCTGGCGGGCATCGTGGGCCACGTGACGCTCATCGAATTCGACACGCAGCTGCGTGCCGATGCGGTGCTGCAGCGCAAGCTCCAGAGCCTGCCGAACGTGACGATCCACACCAATGCGCAGACGACCGAGATCACCGGCGACCAGCAGAAGGTCAATGGTCTGGTCTACAAGGACCGTGCGACCGGCGAGAGCCGGACCGTGCCGCTCGAAGGTGTGTTCATCCAGATCGGCCTAGTGCCCAACACCGACTGGCTCAAGGGCACGGTCGAGCTGTCCAAGCACGGCGAGATCGTGGTCGATGCGCGCGGGCAGACCTCGGTGCCGGGCGTGTTCGCGGCCGGTGATGCCACCACGGTGCCGTTCAAGCAGATCATCATCGCCGCCGGCGATGGCGCCAAGGCGGCCTTGAGCGCCTTCGACCACCTGATCCGCACGCCCGTACCGGCCGTCGAGGTTGCGAAGGTCGATGCGGAAGCCGTCCCTGCCTGA
- the ahpC gene encoding alkyl hydroperoxide reductase subunit C, with protein sequence MSLINTQVQPFKTQAYLNGKFIDVSDETLKGKWSVLIFMPAAFTFNCPTEVEDAADNYPEFQKLGAEVYIVTTDTHFSHKVWHDTSPAVGKAKFPLVGDPTHTLTNAFGVHIPEEGLALRGTFVINPDGIIKTAEVHSNEIARDVKETLRKLKAAQYTAAHPNEVCPAKWNDGDKTIAPSFDLVGKI encoded by the coding sequence ATGTCCCTGATCAACACCCAAGTCCAACCGTTCAAGACCCAGGCCTACCTCAACGGCAAGTTCATCGACGTCTCCGACGAAACGCTCAAGGGCAAGTGGTCCGTGCTGATCTTCATGCCGGCTGCTTTCACCTTCAATTGCCCGACCGAAGTCGAAGATGCGGCCGACAACTATCCTGAGTTCCAGAAACTGGGTGCCGAGGTCTACATCGTGACCACCGACACGCATTTCTCGCACAAGGTGTGGCACGACACGTCGCCTGCCGTCGGCAAGGCCAAGTTCCCTCTGGTGGGCGACCCGACCCACACCCTGACCAACGCTTTCGGCGTGCACATCCCCGAAGAAGGTCTGGCGCTTCGCGGCACCTTCGTGATCAACCCCGACGGCATCATCAAGACCGCCGAAGTGCACTCCAACGAAATCGCTCGCGACGTCAAGGAAACGCTGCGCAAGCTCAAGGCGGCTCAGTACACCGCGGCGCACCCCAACGAAGTCTGCCCGGCCAAGTGGAATGACGGCGACAAGACCATTGCACCGTCGTTCGACCTCGTCGGCAAGATCTAA